In Patagioenas fasciata isolate bPatFas1 chromosome 2, bPatFas1.hap1, whole genome shotgun sequence, a single window of DNA contains:
- the LOC136098336 gene encoding myosin regulatory light chain 2, smooth muscle minor isoform isoform X2, translated as MSSKRAKTKTTKKRPQRATSNVFAMFDQSQIQEFKEAFNMIDQNRDGFIDKEDLHDMLASLGKNPTDEYLDAMMNEAPGPINFTMFLTMFGEKLNGTDPEDVIRNAFACFDEEATGFIQEDYLRELLTTMGDRFTDEEVDELYREAPIDKKGNFNYIEFTRILKHGAKDKDD; from the exons ATGTCGAGCAAAAGGGCAAAGACGAAGACCACCAAGAAGCGCCCTCAACGCGCCACTTCCAATGTATTTGCCATGTTTGATCAGTCGCAGATTCAAGAATTCAAGGAGGCCTTCAACATGATTGACCAGAACAGGGATGGCTTCATTGACAAAGAGGACTTGCACGACATGCTCGCCTCCCTCG GGAAGAATCCAACAGATGAATACCTGGATGCCATGATGAATGAGGCTCCAGGCCCCATAAACTTCACTATGTTCCTTACAATGTTTGGTGAGAAGTTAAATGGCACAGACCCGGAAGATGTCATCAGGAATGCTTTTGCCTGCTTCGATGAAGAAGCAACAG GGTTCATTCAGGAAGACTACCTGCGGGAGCTGCTGACCACGATGGGAGACAGGTTCACAGATGAAGAGGTAGATGAGCTGTACCGAGAGGCACCCATCGACAAAAAGGGCAATTTCAACTACATCGAATTCACGCGCATCCTGAAACATGGAGCAAAAGACAAGGATGACTGA
- the LOC136098336 gene encoding myosin regulatory light chain 2, smooth muscle minor isoform isoform X1, whose translation MHMGFKSVELAGEISNTLCRQTEKDITMEYPFMIQMFGTACHGSDPKQEPTANMSSKRAKTKTTKKRPQRATSNVFAMFDQSQIQEFKEAFNMIDQNRDGFIDKEDLHDMLASLGKNPTDEYLDAMMNEAPGPINFTMFLTMFGEKLNGTDPEDVIRNAFACFDEEATGFIQEDYLRELLTTMGDRFTDEEVDELYREAPIDKKGNFNYIEFTRILKHGAKDKDD comes from the exons ATGCATATGGGATTTAAAAGTGTGGAATTAGCAGGGGAAATCAGTAACACCCTTTGTAGACAGACTGAGAAGGACATAACCATGGAATATCCTTTTATGATCCAGATGTTTGGTACAGCATGTCATGGATCTGATCCAAAGCAAG AACCAACAGCCAACATGTCGAGCAAAAGGGCAAAGACGAAGACCACCAAGAAGCGCCCTCAACGCGCCACTTCCAATGTATTTGCCATGTTTGATCAGTCGCAGATTCAAGAATTCAAGGAGGCCTTCAACATGATTGACCAGAACAGGGATGGCTTCATTGACAAAGAGGACTTGCACGACATGCTCGCCTCCCTCG GGAAGAATCCAACAGATGAATACCTGGATGCCATGATGAATGAGGCTCCAGGCCCCATAAACTTCACTATGTTCCTTACAATGTTTGGTGAGAAGTTAAATGGCACAGACCCGGAAGATGTCATCAGGAATGCTTTTGCCTGCTTCGATGAAGAAGCAACAG GGTTCATTCAGGAAGACTACCTGCGGGAGCTGCTGACCACGATGGGAGACAGGTTCACAGATGAAGAGGTAGATGAGCTGTACCGAGAGGCACCCATCGACAAAAAGGGCAATTTCAACTACATCGAATTCACGCGCATCCTGAAACATGGAGCAAAAGACAAGGATGACTGA